Proteins from one Ficedula albicollis isolate OC2 chromosome 3, FicAlb1.5, whole genome shotgun sequence genomic window:
- the MTRF1L gene encoding peptide chain release factor 1-like, mitochondrial — MEVTAGVGGQEAMLFTSEIFDMYQRYAAYKKWRFEVLEYFPSEIGGLRHAVASIAGVEAYKYMKFEGGVHRVQRVPKTEKQGRIHTSTMTVAILPQPTEMRLQINPKDLRIETKRASGAGGQHVNTTDSAVRIVHIPTGIVSECQQERSQIRNKEKAMQMLCAKLYNAKLEEETKKRNSARKIQVGTKGRSEKIRTYNFPQDRITDHRISRSVHHVESFMLGEEMLDEMIQTLREYADYESLMEIISENEKNNSS, encoded by the exons ATGGAAGTAACTGCTGGAGTTGGAGGGCAGGAAGCCATGCTGTTCACCTCGGAGATATTTGATATGTATCAACGATATGCTGCTTATAAAAAGTGGAGATTTGAAGTATTAGAATACTTTCCCAGTGAAATAG GTGGCCTAAGGCATGCAGTAGCCAGTATAGCAGGTGTTGAGGCTTACAAATACATGAAGTTTGAAGGAGGAGTGCATCGTGTTCAGCGGGTaccaaagacagaaaaacaaggaCGCATTCACACCAGCACAATGACTGTTGCAATATTACCCCAACCCACTGAG ATGAGGCTGCAAATTAATCCAAAAGATCTACGGATAGAAACAAAGCGAGCTAGTGGAGCTGGAGGCCAGCATGTCAATACCACAGACAGTGCTGTACGGATAGTTCACATTCCAACAG GGATTGTGTCTGAATGTCAGCAAGAAAGATCCCAAATTAGAAACAAAGAGAAGGCTATGCAAATGCTGTGTGCTAAACTATACAATGCCAAACTAGAAGAAGAAACCAAAAAGAGAAACAGTGCTCGAAAGATTCAA GTTGGGACTAAAGGAAGATCAGAGAAGATCAGAACATACAACTTTCCACAGGACCGGATTACAGACCACAGAATAAGCAGATCAGTGCATCATGTTGAGTCTTTCATGCTAGGGGAAGAAATGCTAGATGAAATGATACAAACTCTGAGAGAATATGCTGATTATGAATCTctaatggaaattatttcagaaaatgaaaaaaataattcctcctGA
- the FBXO5 gene encoding F-box only protein 5, translating into MKSNINRSCKMKRDFDCPSLRAGFAPLKCAVEKARLEKSCPLNYKEGFCKNCAEEHQKILLSDSYHAATRNLDLEDGERPIHNKENNQVTQRLDEGLCEMEAMESSKLNEDSGYSSMLGTHYADAIEHEDSLPLAGNLCGTPKHCLMKNQNQEQFSKKTLLPVIHYEEVICSTLKKTGKRSLKSWAAVDRIVSRGKFELCNLIGKKMGLDRIDILAELFQKNLKHILANILRHLGEMDLVNFAKVSTTWQKILQEDKQIFQMYSRAVKNLSNVTKAPEHAATREYVLYRVSLASIQKAAPPKNLNNRCTRSKASRNHSRLTEFSEAARNLKITESLKACHRCGSPAKYDSYLQRATCNRESCGFDFCTKCMCSYHSSSDCVSSRPVKHNSASGPLPGTKKSKQNLKRL; encoded by the exons atgaaatcaaacaTTAACCGCTCTTGCAAAATGAAACGTGATTTTGATTGCCCCTCTCTTCGTGCTGGGTTTGCACCATTGAAATGTGCTGTGGAGAAAGcaagactggaaaaatcctgccCCTTGAATTACAAGGAAGGCTTTTGTAAAAACTGTGCAGAAGAACATCAGAAAATCCTCCTTAGTGACTCATACCATGCAGCTACCAGAAATCTAGATCTTGAAGATGGAGAAAGACCCATAcataacaaagaaaacaaccaaGTAACCCAGAGACTTGATGAAGGTCTCTGTGAAATGGAGGCAATGGAAAGCAGTAAACTTAATGAGGACAGTGGTTATTCCTCTATGTTAGGTACTCACTATGCTGATGCAATAGAACATGAGGATAGTTTGCCTTTGGCTGGGAACCTCTGTGGTACACCAAAACATTGTCTCATGAAGAACCAAAACCAAGAACAGTTTTCAAAGAAGACACTGTTGCCAGTAATCCATTATGAAGAAGTGATTTGCTCAACTTTGAAAAAAACTGGTAAAAGAAGTCTCAAGTCTTGGGCTGCTGTAGACAGAATTGTTTCTAGGGGAAAATTTGAACTTTGTAACttaattggaaagaaaatgggTCTGGATAGAATAGACATTCTTGCTGAGCTcttccaaaaaaacctgaagcatATACTAGCAAACATTTTAAGGCATCTCGGCGAGATGGATTTAGTAAA ttttGCCAAAGTCAGCACAACATGGCAGAAGATTCTACAAGAAGATAAGCAGATTTTCCAAATGTAtagcagagctgtgaaaaacCTTTCT aATGTCACTAAGGCACCAGAGCATGCTGCAACAAGAGAGTACGTTCTCTACAGAGTGTCCTTAGCCTCCATTCAGAAAGCAGCCCCACCAAAAAACTTGAACAACAGATGTACCAGATCCAAAGCATCTAGGAATCACAGCAGGCTCACGGAGTTTTCCGAG GCTGCCAGGAACTTGAAAATCACTGAAAGCCTTAAAGCCTGCCATCGCTGTGGCTCCCCTGCCAAGTATGACTCCTACCTCCAAAGGGCAACGTGCAATCGTGAAAGTTGTGGCTTTGACTTTTGCACTAAGTGCATGTGCAGCTACCACAGCTCCAGTGACTGTGTCAGCAGCAGACCAGTGAAACACAACTCTGCATCAGGGCCACTTCCTGGGactaagaaaagcaaacagaatcTAAAGAGATTGTGA